One window of the Torulaspora delbrueckii CBS 1146 chromosome 6, complete genome genome contains the following:
- the MDR1 gene encoding GTPase-activating protein MDR1 (similar to Saccharomyces cerevisiae MDR1 (YGR100W); ancestral locus Anc_3.444), with the protein MSFLESIRQKAPFLDKLAESFTPSMTRDEQFRAEYKLPAEEHIIDDTSADVSFISAFGHAKTLRDKGRKGEQAMAYVFSGKFFLTPHYLVFRDAFDHASCVMIVNLSTVKRVERAPSTAYAFSLIVTLYSGTQILIQFIGLRYRSEQFCDHLKKKLKENIPNAKQLPDFLSSCYSEFLLRKNLLNAKDIAAPSAGLGQQFKFPGNPTVAKEKARLMLWFNYFKENGENLAIVKNHEFQKLIRIGVPNRMRGEIWELCSGSMYLRQANPGVYQKILKDNASKVSQAVEEIEKDLKRSLPEYSAYQTEEGIQRLRNVLTAYSWKNPDVGYCQAMNIVVAGLLIFMTEEQAFWCLSSLCDTYVPGYYSKTMYGTLLDQKVFEAFVEEKMPLLWNHIVENDIQLSVVSLPWFLSLFFTSMPLEYAFRIMDIFFMNGSQTLFQVALAILKLNGDDLLQSEDDGMFIAILKNYFQTLSQSAHPDSSDVKYRQITKFQELLVTAFKEFSVIENSMVAQERARHQKGILQNIETFVKRTQLRHMPRTLNLTEEELSNIYDIFYQSIENHKISMGTGSSNMNFEVFIQFLSKFCDWCRSSENDNDPAFRQQRRNFLKRLFKNWDSGNVGDLTLNDVVSGLDKLLSRDLLESVNYFFSLYDEDGDGELQREEVLQISEGLLFLTEPWKTSRFVDILTKQSIEADIAEKIVKEKGTAMTMDELKLPSGVTIDEEKYKTEQTERYLKAASCFLQRSFEYARPLEVAEEINLIDLSDNEGETEDAKQKKFQSMRANAALDPSHPTVIDLATFRMIILADETYELFFTITFRHSIHVDQRVDLSEAKDKALRSMFDGIIADGRRVADQVRRRVDSVATRSTTASINSITASNGPATIPRDDKSDDLDDLTSYHADEHEELLNNSWLGDVESSDSSKKQSRTLQPINSSSGSQQEDLIEFET; encoded by the coding sequence ATGTCCTTTTTAGAAAGTATTCGCCAGAAGGCTCCATTTTTGGATAAGTTGGCAGAGAGCTTTACCCCTTCGATGACAAGAGATGAGCAATTCAGAGCCGAGTATAAGCTTCCGGCTGAAGAGCATATTATTGACGATACAAGTGCCGATGTATCATTTATCAGTGCATTTGGACATGCCAAAACTCTCAGGGATAAGGGCAGAAAAGGTGAACAGGCAATGGCCTACGTATTCTCCGgaaagttcttcttgacaCCCCACTATCTGGTGTTTAGAGATGCGTTTGATCACGCTTCATGTGTGATGATAGTCAATCTATCGACTGTTAAACGTGTTGAAAGAGCTCCTTCTACTGCTTATGCCTTTTCTCTGATCGTTACATTGTACTCAGGCACACAAATACTCATCCAGTTCATAGGGCTAAGATACAGGTCTGAGCAGTTCTGTGAccacttgaagaagaaattgaaagaaaatattCCTAATGCTAAGCAGTTGCCAGATTTCCTATCCAGTTGCTATTCCGAGTTTCTGCTGAGAAAAAATCTTCTCAATGCCAAAGATATCGCAGCACCTAGTGCTGGACTGGGGCAACAATTTAAATTCCCAGGAAACCCTACTGTTGCAAAGGAGAAAGCAAGATTGATGTTATGGTTTAATTACTTCAAGGAAAATGGAGAAAACTTAGCTATAGTCAAGAACCATGAATTTCAGAAATTGATCAGGATAGGAGTCCCTAATAGGATGAGAGGTGAGATATGGGAGCTCTGCTCTGGTTCAATGTATTTAAGGCAAGCAAACCCAGGTGTTtaccaaaagattttgaaggataaCGCAAGTAAAGTCTCACAGGCTGTAGAAGAGATAgaaaaggatttgaaaagatctttgCCTGAATATTCTGCATATCAAACAGAGGAAGGTATCCAACGATTGAGAAATGTCCTCACTGCATACTCATGGAAAAATCCAGATGTGGGTTATTGTCAAGCTATGAACATCGTTGTAGCGGGCCTACTGATATTTATGACGGAAGAGCAGGCATTTTGGTGTCTTTCGAGCCTATGTGATACGTATGTACCCGGTTATTACTCCAAGACAATGTATGGAACGTTACTCGATCAGAAGGTGTTTGAGGCATTCGTCGAAGAAAAAATGCCCCTGCTGTGGAATCATATTGTTGAGAATGATATACAGCTGTCCGTTGTATCGCTTCCATGGTTTTTATCTCtatttttcacttcaaTGCCACTAGAGTATGCCTTTAGGATAATGGATATCTTTTTCATGAATGGTTCACAGACATTATTTCAGGTAGCTTTGGCTATTCTTAAACTGAACGGCGACGATTTACTTCAATCTGAGGATGATGGAATGTTTATTGCCatattgaagaactatTTTCAAACATTGAGTCAAAGTGCGCATCCCGATTCCTCTGACGTCAAATATCGACAAATTACCAAATTCCAAGAGCTACTAGTAACCGCTTTCAAGGAATTTAGTGTTATAGAAAATTCAATGGTTGCCCAGGAGCGAGCTAGACATCAAAAAGGCATCCTACAAAACATTGAAACATTTGTCAAGCGCACGCAATTGCGTCATATGCCTCGCACATTGAATCTCACTGAGGAGGAGTTGTCCAACATTTATGATATCTTTTACCAGAGCATAGAAAATCACAAAATCAGTATGGGAACAGGTTCCTCCAATATGAATTTTGAGGTCTTCATTCAGTTCCTTAGTAAATTCTGTGACTGGTGCAGGAGTAGTGAGAATGACAACGACCCAGCTTTCCGCCAGCAACGCAGAAATTTTCTCAAGAGgttgttcaagaattgggATTCGGGAAATGTTGGTGACCTGACTTTGAATGACGTCGTTTCAGGATTGGACAAGCTACTGTCCCGAGACTTGCTGGAATCTGTCAACTATTTCTTCTCGCtttacgatgaagatgggGATGGTGAATTACAACGTGAAGAAGTTTTACAAATATCCGAAGGCTTGTTATTCCTAACAGAACCTTGGAAGACAAGCAGGTTTGTCGATATTCTGACTAAGCAATCAATCGAAGCTGACATTGCCGAAAAGATTGTTAAGGAAAAGGGAACTGCAATGACAATGGATGAGTTGAAACTTCCTTCTGGCGTtactattgatgaagagaaataCAAGACAGAGCAGACCGAACGATATCTGAAAGCAGCTAGCTGTTTCCTACAACGATCCTTTGAGTATGCAAGACCATTAGAAGTAGCTGAAGAGATAAATCTCATCGATCTCTCCGATAACGAGGGCGAAACCGAAGATGCcaagcagaagaagttcCAATCGATGCGTGCAAATGCGGCTTTAGATCCATCGCATCCGACCGTCATAGACCTAGCAACTTTCAGGATGATTATTCTGGCGGATGAAACGTACGAGCTATTCTTCACAATCACTTTTAGGCACTCCATACATGTCGATCAACGTGTTGATCTATCAGAAGCTAAGGATAAAGCATTGAGAAGCATGTTCGATGGTATAATTGCCGATGGCAGAAGAGTCGCCGACCAAGTGCGTCGCCGTGTAGATTCAGTGGCCACTCGTAGTACCACAGCTTCAATCAACAGCATTACGGCATCCAATGGGCCTGCTACAATCCCAAGAGACGATAAAAGCGATGACTTGGATGATCT